A stretch of the Lolium perenne isolate Kyuss_39 chromosome 3, Kyuss_2.0, whole genome shotgun sequence genome encodes the following:
- the LOC127338280 gene encoding uncharacterized protein: protein MATTQSKSTLPQSVNGNASRLPPKKEEQELRRAYSEMASNLEKLVIESSSTSNNPCPDANGDDEGNKEVETVRCACGVAEECTAAYVVGVRAAFCGNWLCGLCGEAVKERMARDPFCGVEAALVSHEAERRDFNATRLNPTLSLAGSMRGIARKSFDRRRTTTTSASCQDRQLRTAASRAVALARSVSCDPRFLGDVDNGPAGDPCR, encoded by the exons ATGGCGACGACCCAAAGCAAATCGACGCTACCACAAtctgttaacggtaatgcaagcAGGCTCCCTCCCAAG AAGGAGGAGCAAGAACTCCGGCGAGCCTACTCGGAAATGGCGAGCAACCTGGAGAAGCTCGTCATCGAGAGCAGCAGCACCAGCAACAACCCGTGCCCCGACGCCAACGGAGACGACGAAGGCAACAAGGAGGTGGAGACGGTGCGGTGCGCGTGCGGCGTGGCGGAGGAGTGCACCGCGGCGTACGTGGTCGGCGTCCGCGCCGCGTTCTGCGGCAACTGGCTCTGCGGGCTGTGCGGGGAGGCTGTGAAGGAGCGCATGGCGCGCGACCCGTTCTGCGGCGTGGAGGCGGCGCTGGTGTCCCACGAGGCGGAGCGCCGCGACTTCAACGCGACCAGGCTGAACCCGACGCTGTCGCTGGCGGGCTCCATGCGGGGCATCGCGCGCAAGAGCTTCGACCGGAGGAGGACGACCACGACGTCGGCGTCGTGCCAGGACCGCCAACTCCGCACGGCCGCGTCCAGGGCGGTGGCGCTCGCCAGGTCCGTCAGCTGTGACCCAAGGTTCCTAGGCGACGTCGATAACGGGCCGGCCGGAGATCCGTGCCGATGA
- the LOC127341822 gene encoding citrate-binding protein-like produces MAALIFSTLLLLVLVTAVVIGSTARGDEGGDALTTGFTRVLMTETRFVVQRPYNVPLDERYEFAGGVRRMWVYSTDKPFNRTLPGAARTETKINKEYSSGVWQFEGEVYVPAGTSGACVMQIFGAAPEPQETTLMLHVYDGSLTFYHDLHRVLAENIYDRWIRLNVIHDVAARNVTVFVNGEVRLRSGGHGGPGALHYFKFGVYKQSHHHPSYLMESRWRNVSLFTKP; encoded by the exons ATGGCCGCGCTCATCTTCTCCACTCTGCTGCTGCTGGTTCTTGTCACCGCCGTGGTGATCGGCAGCACGGCTCGTGGAGACGAGGGTGGCGACGCCCTCACCACCGGCTTCACCCGCGTGCTGATGACGGAGACGAGGTTCGTGGTGCAGAGGCCCTACAACGTGCCGCTCGACGAGCGCTACGAGTTCGCCGGCGGCGTGCGCCGGATGTGGGTCTACTCCACCGACAAGCCCTTCAACCGGACCCTCCCCGGCGCCGCGCGCACCGAGACGAAAATCAAC AAGGAGTACAGCTCGGGCGTGTGGCAGTTCGAGGGCGAGGTGTACGTGCCGGCGGGCACCTCCGGCGCGTGCGTCATGCAGATATTCGGGGCGGCGCCGGAGCCGCAGGAGACGACGCTGATGCTCCACGTCTACGATGGCAGCCTCACCTTCTACCACGACCTGCACAGGGTGCTCGCCGAGAACATCTACGACCGCTGGATCCGGCTCAACGTCATCCACGACGTGGCCGCACGGAACGTCACCGTGTTCGTCAACGGCGAGGTGAGGCTGCGATCCGGAGGGCACGGAGGGCCCGGCGCGCTGCACTACTTCAAGTTCGGGGTGTACAAGCAGTCACACCACCACCCGTCGTATCTCATGGAGTCGCGGTGGAGGAACGTTTCGCTCTTCACCAAGCCGTGA